From the genome of Turicibacter faecis, one region includes:
- the rsmA gene encoding 16S rRNA (adenine(1518)-N(6)/adenine(1519)-N(6))-dimethyltransferase RsmA, with protein MRDIATKSNTREIIERHGFTFKKSFGQNFLTDTNILNKIVDAADLSDEVGVIEIGPGIGALTEFIARKAKKVVAYEIDPRLIPILAETLAPYDNVKIIHQDILKADVASMIEEEFKDVKEIAVVANLPYYITTPILMGLIEKKLPIDRYVTMMQKEVAQRLSASPGSKDYNALSIAVQYYTEAKIALTVPKTVFIPAPNVDSAVVRLTKRKELAVDVLDEDFFMEVVHGAFRQRRKTLQNNLNQHFTSLSKEEVTAILEEANILPNRRGESLSIEEFAHLSNVFYRHLKA; from the coding sequence ATGAGAGATATCGCAACGAAGTCAAACACAAGAGAAATTATAGAAAGACATGGGTTTACCTTTAAAAAAAGCTTTGGGCAAAACTTCTTAACAGATACAAATATTTTAAATAAAATTGTAGATGCCGCTGATTTATCAGATGAGGTGGGTGTCATTGAAATTGGGCCAGGTATCGGGGCCTTAACTGAGTTTATTGCGCGTAAGGCAAAAAAAGTGGTGGCTTACGAAATCGATCCGCGTTTAATTCCAATTTTAGCGGAAACATTAGCCCCATATGATAATGTAAAGATTATCCATCAAGATATTTTGAAGGCAGATGTCGCATCGATGATTGAGGAAGAGTTTAAAGATGTGAAGGAAATTGCGGTAGTTGCTAACTTACCGTATTATATTACAACTCCTATTTTGATGGGACTCATCGAAAAGAAATTACCTATTGATCGTTACGTGACTATGATGCAAAAAGAGGTAGCGCAACGTTTATCAGCCTCTCCGGGATCAAAAGATTATAATGCTTTATCAATTGCCGTTCAATATTATACGGAGGCTAAAATTGCTTTAACAGTTCCAAAGACTGTTTTCATTCCCGCTCCGAATGTTGATAGTGCGGTTGTTCGTTTAACAAAACGTAAAGAGTTAGCAGTTGATGTTTTAGATGAGGATTTCTTTATGGAAGTTGTTCACGGTGCTTTTAGGCAACGAAGAAAAACATTACAAAATAATTTAAATCAACACTTTACTTCTTTATCGAAGGAAGAAGTGACAGCAATTCTAGAAGAGGCCAATATTTTACCGAACCGCCGTGGGGAATCTTTATCCATTGAGGAGTTCGCCCATCTATCTAATGTGTTTTATCGTCATTTAAAGGCATAA
- the rnmV gene encoding ribonuclease M5 has product MFKEIIVVEGRDDTRRLKEVYPEIETLETNGSAINEDVISRIKELQKKRGVIIFTDPDFPGNKIRQRIMQEVPLCKHAHLPKREAIAKNDKGVGVEHASAESIKRALQDVITPKTEVTEEIETEFLFDLGLIGHPNSAKIREKLGEVLGIGYVNGKQLQKRLMMFGVTKQQVVNALAEEPKSV; this is encoded by the coding sequence ATGTTTAAAGAGATTATTGTAGTCGAAGGTCGGGATGATACGAGGCGATTAAAAGAGGTATATCCAGAAATTGAAACGTTAGAGACAAACGGATCGGCTATTAATGAGGACGTTATTTCACGCATCAAGGAGTTGCAGAAAAAACGTGGAGTGATTATTTTTACCGATCCTGATTTTCCGGGAAATAAAATTCGTCAACGCATTATGCAAGAGGTGCCACTTTGTAAACATGCCCACCTTCCTAAACGGGAGGCAATTGCTAAAAATGATAAGGGAGTCGGGGTTGAGCATGCAAGCGCCGAATCGATTAAGCGGGCTTTACAAGATGTCATCACGCCTAAAACTGAGGTGACGGAGGAGATTGAAACAGAATTTTTGTTTGATTTAGGATTAATTGGTCATCCAAATAGTGCAAAAATACGGGAAAAGCTAGGCGAAGTGTTAGGAATCGGCTATGTGAACGGAAAACAACTTCAAAAGCGTTTAATGATGTTTGGAGTTACTAAACAACAAGTTGTTAATGCATTAGCAGAAGAACCAAAAAGTGTCTAA
- a CDS encoding HD domain-containing protein: MVKLEEKVFRDPVYGYVHVFDKLIWDLIQTKEVQRLRRIKQLGGTYMVFHTAEHSRFSHSLGVYEMARKIIRALMYCGTVLEEEERLLVLSAALLHDLGHGPFSHSFESVFNVRHELFTERIIMEDTEVNQVLESYQKGFATKVRDVINKTYENPLVINIISSQLDADRLDYLLRDAYFTGAPYGEIDVERILRTMRVVNNKIVYKVSGMHAIEDYLMSRYQMYWQVYLHSTGRSFDLVIQNMLRRVRELVLSGYQFRHPIGALADLFLEKDLSVETYLKFDDATISHYASLFVEEEDEILSDFADRFIHRRLLKEMHYVPNDEVNKNLIKIGEYMSILGINPTYYLITDHSVKTPYDYYGHKTNCLPDCIELLMRDGSIKEISEVSTIIKGIIAVKPKQEYKIYFPLDLIKASGNVEIKNKILELLPENIQ; this comes from the coding sequence ATGGTAAAATTAGAAGAAAAAGTATTTAGAGATCCAGTTTACGGATATGTTCATGTATTTGATAAATTAATTTGGGATTTGATTCAAACGAAGGAAGTTCAACGTTTACGGCGTATTAAGCAATTAGGTGGAACCTACATGGTTTTTCATACGGCTGAGCATAGTCGATTTTCACATTCCTTAGGGGTGTATGAAATGGCGCGTAAAATTATCCGGGCGCTTATGTATTGTGGGACGGTGTTAGAGGAGGAGGAGCGTTTGCTAGTCTTATCCGCGGCATTGTTGCATGATTTAGGCCACGGTCCGTTTTCACATTCCTTTGAATCCGTTTTTAATGTTCGTCATGAACTATTTACTGAACGTATTATTATGGAAGATACAGAAGTTAATCAGGTGTTGGAAAGCTATCAAAAAGGATTTGCGACGAAGGTTCGTGATGTCATTAATAAAACGTATGAAAACCCACTAGTAATCAACATTATTTCTAGTCAGTTAGATGCGGACCGATTGGACTATTTATTGAGAGACGCCTATTTTACAGGCGCCCCATATGGTGAAATTGATGTTGAACGTATTTTAAGGACGATGAGGGTTGTTAATAACAAAATTGTTTATAAAGTTTCGGGGATGCACGCTATTGAGGATTATTTAATGAGCCGTTATCAAATGTATTGGCAAGTTTATTTACACTCAACAGGGCGTAGCTTTGACTTAGTGATTCAAAATATGTTACGACGTGTTCGAGAACTTGTTTTATCAGGGTATCAATTTAGACATCCTATTGGGGCGTTAGCAGACCTGTTTTTGGAGAAGGACTTATCTGTTGAAACGTATTTAAAGTTTGATGATGCGACAATTAGTCACTATGCGTCGTTATTTGTTGAAGAGGAAGATGAGATATTGAGCGATTTTGCGGATCGCTTTATTCATCGTCGTTTATTAAAGGAAATGCATTATGTACCAAATGACGAAGTGAACAAAAATTTAATAAAAATCGGGGAATATATGTCCATCTTAGGTATCAATCCAACCTACTATTTAATTACCGATCATAGTGTTAAAACACCGTATGATTATTATGGTCATAAGACGAATTGTTTACCGGATTGCATCGAATTGTTGATGCGTGATGGTTCTATTAAAGAAATATCGGAAGTATCAACGATTATTAAGGGGATTATTGCCGTTAAACCAAAACAGGAATATAAAATTTATTTTCCGCTAGATTTAATTAAAGCGAGTGGGAATGTAGAGATAAAAAATAAAATTTTAGAGCTATTACCTGAAAATATTCAGTAA
- a CDS encoding DUF1450 domain-containing protein, whose translation MFNLDDLFAEPNEFRVCDKCKATNLNTLLPRLKEIDPKAKIYQGCQSYCGPGRDRSFVFINNKPILADNEDELIQKVKEFLGK comes from the coding sequence ATGTTTAATTTAGATGATTTATTTGCAGAGCCAAACGAGTTTCGTGTTTGCGATAAGTGTAAGGCAACTAATTTAAATACATTATTACCACGTTTGAAAGAAATTGATCCGAAAGCTAAGATTTATCAAGGATGCCAATCTTATTGTGGTCCTGGTCGTGATCGTTCGTTTGTGTTTATTAACAATAAACCAATCTTAGCTGATAATGAAGACGAATTAATTCAAAAAGTTAAAGAGTTTTTAGGAAAATAA
- the pta gene encoding phosphate acetyltransferase, translated as MDIMTSLKNQIIGKNIRIVFPEGNEPRVVQAASLLARENMLKPVLIGSIEEVQSAAGHYSLEGCEIIDPKHYDKLEEMIAELVAVRKGKVTEEKARELVLDVNYFGTMLVHMGLAAGLVSGAIHSTGDTVRPALQIIKTKPGIGKTFGYFAMLRGDERLIFADCAINPNPSSNDLAEFALESARVARMFDIEPKVALLSFSTKGSAKTEETKKVTDAVKVLDEMQVDFDYDGELQFDAAFVPAVAKTKAKDSKVAGQANVFVFPDLNSGNIGYKIAQRLGGFEAVGPILAGLNKPVNDLSRGCSPEDVYKTAVITANQTLL; from the coding sequence ATGGATATCATGACAAGTTTAAAGAATCAAATTATTGGGAAAAACATTCGCATTGTTTTTCCGGAGGGGAATGAACCACGTGTTGTTCAAGCAGCGAGCCTACTTGCACGTGAGAATATGTTAAAGCCGGTTTTAATTGGGTCAATTGAAGAGGTGCAGTCGGCAGCAGGGCATTATTCATTAGAAGGTTGCGAGATTATTGATCCAAAACATTATGACAAATTAGAGGAAATGATTGCTGAGTTAGTCGCGGTACGTAAGGGGAAAGTAACAGAAGAAAAGGCGCGTGAACTCGTTTTAGATGTTAACTATTTTGGAACGATGTTAGTTCATATGGGCTTAGCAGCGGGATTGGTTTCAGGGGCGATTCATTCAACGGGGGATACAGTTCGTCCAGCTTTACAAATCATCAAAACAAAACCAGGAATAGGAAAAACATTTGGATATTTTGCAATGTTACGTGGGGATGAGCGTTTAATTTTTGCAGATTGTGCGATTAATCCAAATCCGTCAAGCAATGATTTAGCGGAATTTGCATTGGAATCGGCTCGCGTAGCGCGTATGTTTGATATTGAACCTAAAGTAGCTTTATTAAGTTTCTCAACAAAGGGATCAGCGAAAACAGAAGAAACGAAAAAAGTGACGGATGCGGTTAAAGTGTTAGACGAGATGCAAGTTGATTTTGATTATGATGGTGAGTTACAGTTTGATGCGGCTTTTGTTCCTGCCGTTGCGAAAACAAAAGCAAAAGATTCAAAAGTAGCAGGACAAGCGAATGTATTTGTTTTCCCAGATTTAAATTCTGGAAATATCGGCTATAAAATTGCTCAACGATTAGGTGGGTTTGAGGCGGTAGGGCCTATTTTAGCAGGATTGAATAAACCTGTGAATGATTTATCACGTGGATGTTCACCAGAGGATGTCTACAAAACAGCAGTTATTACAGCGAATCAGACATTATTATAA
- a CDS encoding cell wall hydrolase → MGVIQATQKDIELLARLMRAEAESDGDMGMLLVGNVCVNRILANCHDFKNINTIPSMVYQSPGGFEAVQFDYFYQRARDNEIRLAKRVINGERFEPATTALWFYDPFQPSCPAQFWGQWNSGRYGDHCFYIPLESEHCYD, encoded by the coding sequence ATGGGAGTTATTCAAGCAACCCAAAAAGACATTGAATTACTTGCTCGACTCATGCGCGCTGAGGCTGAAAGTGACGGAGACATGGGAATGTTACTCGTCGGAAATGTTTGCGTAAATCGGATTTTAGCTAATTGCCACGATTTCAAAAACATTAACACCATTCCATCAATGGTTTATCAATCACCTGGGGGGTTTGAAGCCGTACAATTCGATTACTTTTATCAACGCGCAAGGGATAACGAAATAAGATTGGCTAAAAGGGTCATTAACGGAGAGCGTTTCGAACCCGCAACGACTGCGTTATGGTTTTACGATCCTTTTCAACCATCGTGTCCCGCCCAGTTTTGGGGACAATGGAATTCAGGTCGATATGGAGATCACTGCTTCTACATTCCGCTTGAATCCGAACATTGTTATGACTAA
- the gerQ gene encoding spore coat protein GerQ — protein sequence MNYYYSYPYGGPVPNPNDPYWRYQQPNPMGANYTNVNPSTVEPPFPSGAPITPQTPTEPGQTPAASSGVSYAGFELPVGNVISMAQGSSYFSQVLRLNRGKMATVYMTFSGNDAATAQRSFFGVIEAAGRDHIILSDPNTGHRFVLLTVYLDYVEFPEEINYYYPQDNTINIVDPDLFEKFPSLGALYNYQKQQDELYKQKYPYYNQMPETQHGYGNSDQH from the coding sequence ATGAATTATTATTATTCTTATCCTTACGGGGGACCCGTTCCAAATCCAAATGATCCATATTGGAGATATCAACAACCAAATCCTATGGGGGCTAATTACACAAACGTAAACCCTAGCACAGTGGAACCACCATTCCCATCTGGAGCACCAATTACGCCTCAAACACCTACAGAGCCAGGTCAAACACCTGCAGCCTCTAGTGGAGTAAGCTATGCAGGATTCGAACTTCCAGTAGGAAATGTCATTTCAATGGCTCAAGGTAGCAGTTATTTCAGTCAAGTTTTAAGACTTAACCGCGGAAAAATGGCTACCGTATACATGACATTTAGCGGAAATGATGCGGCAACTGCGCAACGTAGCTTCTTTGGTGTGATTGAAGCAGCAGGACGCGATCACATTATTTTAAGTGATCCAAATACTGGGCACCGTTTCGTCTTATTAACTGTTTACTTAGATTATGTTGAATTCCCTGAAGAAATCAACTATTACTATCCACAAGATAACACAATCAACATTGTTGATCCTGATTTATTTGAAAAATTCCCATCATTAGGGGCACTTTACAACTATCAAAAACAACAAGATGAACTTTACAAACAAAAATATCCTTACTATAACCAAATGCCTGAAACACAACACGGGTATGGAAATTCTGATCAACACTAA
- a CDS encoding uracil-DNA glycosylase, which produces MFIHNDWAPILEREFEKPYMKELFSKLHEQYEIETVYPPKKSVFRAFELTPYSAVKVVILGQDPYHGENQANGLSFSVTETTKIPPSLRNIFTELVSDIKCSYPTSGDLSKWAREGVLLLNSTLTVRSGQPMSHASMGWERFTDHILSCLNEKDAPIVFILWGNHARSKKRLIDQRKHLVLESVHPSPLSAHRGFFGSAPFSKTNEFLVSKGIHPIDWTLTK; this is translated from the coding sequence TTGTTTATCCATAATGATTGGGCACCTATTTTAGAACGAGAATTTGAAAAGCCGTATATGAAGGAGCTTTTTTCTAAGCTACACGAACAATATGAAATTGAGACTGTTTATCCACCTAAAAAGTCTGTGTTTAGGGCATTTGAACTCACCCCTTATTCAGCAGTGAAGGTTGTGATTTTAGGTCAGGATCCGTATCACGGTGAGAATCAGGCAAATGGTCTTAGTTTTTCCGTAACAGAAACAACAAAAATTCCACCTTCACTTCGAAATATTTTTACGGAGTTGGTTTCGGATATCAAGTGTTCTTATCCAACGAGCGGAGATTTAAGTAAATGGGCAAGAGAGGGGGTTTTATTGCTTAATTCAACCTTAACGGTTAGATCAGGCCAACCGATGTCCCATGCTTCGATGGGGTGGGAAAGGTTTACAGACCATATTCTAAGTTGTTTGAATGAGAAGGATGCCCCTATTGTTTTTATTTTATGGGGAAATCATGCACGGAGTAAAAAAAGATTAATCGATCAAAGGAAGCATTTAGTGCTAGAATCGGTTCATCCTTCTCCATTGTCGGCGCATCGTGGATTCTTCGGAAGTGCCCCCTTTTCAAAAACTAATGAATTCTTAGTTTCTAAAGGGATTCACCCTATTGATTGGACCTTAACTAAATAA
- a CDS encoding energy-coupling factor transporter transmembrane component T family protein: MMKKLWLGRYIDGSSVYHAFDPRSKLVMMVLNLLMIICTVNWEQLLCVTLFTFSLLCLSKIPFSFYLRQAMFLKYMYFFFLMFFTLTEGTTFLLKIGIFRVSLDGLWIGAFYVTKMMLFVILGALLTFTTSPGEIVAGVRTLFKSPSIERFAFMAGLSIRLIPMILEEVKLIYNAQQSRGLDFSELRLQDKFKKLLSIIIPAISNTVKRLMMMIEAMECRGYVVGEQRTSIYRLQFRMRDVCLLVYGILVLAIVILL, translated from the coding sequence ATGATGAAAAAACTGTGGCTTGGTCGATATATTGACGGTTCTTCCGTTTACCATGCGTTTGATCCTAGATCGAAATTAGTGATGATGGTGCTTAATCTCCTAATGATTATTTGTACTGTCAATTGGGAACAGCTATTATGTGTCACGCTTTTTACCTTTTCTTTACTTTGTCTTAGTAAAATTCCTTTTTCGTTTTATTTAAGACAAGCGATGTTTCTAAAATATATGTATTTCTTTTTTTTGATGTTCTTTACTTTAACGGAGGGCACCACCTTTTTATTGAAGATCGGAATCTTTCGTGTCAGTCTAGACGGATTGTGGATAGGAGCGTTTTATGTTACTAAGATGATGTTATTTGTTATTCTGGGTGCTTTGTTAACTTTTACAACGTCACCGGGGGAAATCGTGGCCGGTGTGAGGACATTATTTAAAAGCCCATCGATTGAGCGATTTGCCTTTATGGCAGGGCTTTCTATCCGTTTAATTCCAATGATTTTAGAGGAAGTTAAGTTGATTTATAATGCTCAGCAATCACGGGGTCTAGACTTTAGTGAATTAAGGTTACAAGATAAATTTAAAAAGTTGTTATCCATTATTATACCTGCTATTTCAAATACGGTTAAACGCCTAATGATGATGATTGAGGCTATGGAGTGTCGTGGATATGTTGTAGGTGAGCAACGGACATCTATTTATCGATTACAGTTTAGGATGCGTGATGTTTGTCTGTTAGTTTATGGTATTTTAGTGTTGGCTATAGTTATTTTACTTTAG
- a CDS encoding Gx transporter family protein, whose amino-acid sequence MNQKRNRENLEKMMLIILIGSLAIVLGIIEAMIPVRLPIPGAKLGLANIMIVIGLYYLDGKDMLTVIILKTFLTTLLLGTFSMFAYGFVGALLSYATMMTAFKLLKDKISLLGISVLGGVMHNIGQIIVAMILIKTNAVAYYMMFLLPLGAVTGIVVGIVAKLVMPRLNEFELFKKHYKLQEV is encoded by the coding sequence ATGAATCAAAAAAGGAATCGTGAAAACTTAGAAAAGATGATGCTTATTATTTTAATTGGATCCTTGGCCATTGTTTTGGGGATTATTGAGGCGATGATCCCGGTTAGATTGCCCATTCCAGGTGCTAAATTAGGGTTGGCGAATATTATGATTGTGATTGGTTTATATTATTTAGATGGAAAAGATATGCTAACTGTCATTATCTTAAAAACCTTTTTAACAACACTACTGCTTGGAACATTTTCGATGTTTGCTTATGGGTTTGTCGGTGCGTTGTTAAGTTATGCAACGATGATGACGGCTTTTAAATTATTGAAGGACAAAATAAGTTTATTAGGGATTAGTGTTTTAGGGGGCGTGATGCATAATATTGGTCAAATTATCGTGGCAATGATTTTAATTAAAACCAATGCGGTCGCTTATTACATGATGTTTTTATTACCTCTTGGTGCAGTGACGGGAATAGTTGTTGGGATTGTTGCCAAACTCGTCATGCCACGATTGAATGAATTTGAATTATTCAAAAAACATTATAAATTACAGGAAGTATAG
- a CDS encoding HIT family protein yields MQKCIFCKISNKEIPGHIIFENEHVLAFLDISQTTLGHTLVIPKKHVEDVFSMTEEDMTHVFSIIPKLATALKKTFHADGMNIVNNNKPVAGQTVFHYHVHLIPRYSFEDSFNVHYVNNAALYTPDSLSELKEEIISNL; encoded by the coding sequence ATGCAAAAATGTATCTTCTGTAAAATTAGCAACAAGGAAATTCCCGGACATATTATTTTTGAAAATGAACACGTGTTGGCTTTCCTCGATATTTCTCAAACAACACTCGGTCATACATTGGTGATTCCAAAAAAACACGTTGAAGATGTTTTCTCAATGACTGAAGAAGATATGACTCACGTCTTTTCAATTATCCCTAAACTAGCGACTGCTCTTAAAAAAACATTTCATGCAGACGGAATGAATATTGTAAATAACAATAAGCCCGTAGCGGGACAAACGGTCTTTCATTACCATGTCCACCTCATTCCAAGATACTCATTTGAAGATTCTTTCAATGTTCATTATGTCAATAATGCAGCGTTATATACACCTGATTCACTTTCTGAATTAAAAGAAGAGATTATTTCTAACCTTTAA
- a CDS encoding polyprenyl synthetase family protein produces MGYLTKFGYDERYFNDLLIQTIAEDPVLEKEDDLKTSLCELIANGGKRIRPLFLLMATELGDKISKEDRYLAAVAIELLHLSSLIHDDIIDHSSVRHNVLTLHERYNKTIALKLGNYTLNRSLELFASFPFPPLHLQLADTMKQLCLGELQQQDNLFNFNLSLEDYIKKSDQKTGTLISASLVIGGILAHANEEKLDELKKLGSSIGIAYQIKDDILDFSGDSPRLGKPVGHDLKEGVVTLPTIFALEDDLLKDDLSQIYQQCNWDTPLLDLLCQRISHGESIKKSEELCQTYINITRSIAKNFPLLQPKINHLISLIFN; encoded by the coding sequence ATGGGATATCTAACTAAATTCGGATATGATGAACGTTATTTTAACGACCTTCTCATCCAAACGATTGCGGAAGATCCTGTATTAGAAAAAGAAGATGACCTAAAGACTTCCCTTTGCGAACTTATCGCCAACGGAGGGAAACGGATTCGCCCTCTCTTTTTATTAATGGCAACCGAGTTGGGAGATAAAATTTCTAAAGAAGATCGCTACTTAGCTGCAGTTGCCATTGAACTTCTGCACCTTTCCTCTCTTATTCACGATGATATCATTGATCATTCATCTGTAAGACACAATGTCCTTACTCTTCATGAACGTTATAATAAAACAATAGCGCTCAAATTAGGAAATTATACACTAAATAGAAGCCTTGAACTTTTCGCTTCATTTCCTTTCCCCCCCCTCCACTTGCAACTTGCGGATACAATGAAACAATTATGCCTGGGGGAGCTTCAACAACAAGATAATCTCTTTAACTTTAACCTCTCATTAGAAGACTATATCAAAAAAAGTGATCAAAAAACGGGAACCTTAATTTCGGCTAGCCTAGTGATTGGGGGAATACTTGCCCATGCTAACGAGGAAAAGTTAGATGAATTAAAAAAACTGGGAAGTTCTATCGGAATAGCTTATCAAATAAAGGATGACATTTTAGATTTCAGTGGTGATTCTCCCCGTCTTGGAAAACCCGTCGGTCACGACTTAAAAGAGGGCGTTGTGACTCTACCGACGATTTTCGCCTTAGAAGATGATCTTCTCAAAGATGATTTATCTCAAATTTATCAACAATGTAATTGGGATACTCCACTTCTTGATCTTCTTTGCCAACGCATCAGTCATGGAGAATCAATCAAAAAATCGGAGGAACTATGCCAAACTTATATTAATATTACCCGGTCTATCGCGAAGAACTTTCCGCTTTTACAACCAAAAATAAACCATTTAATTAGCTTAATTTTTAATTAA
- a CDS encoding Cof-type HAD-IIB family hydrolase encodes MSNYKMIVLDLDGTLMSSKNEISPKTKEALLKAQEQGVMIVLASGRPTYGMTKAAKELRLDQYPGYILSYNGGRIIESHSNEMIYDKSLTPEICHELYDLAREMNVNIMAYEDAAIVTADNDQYIQKEANINGMPINRVENFKDSVTFNSVKCLCTADPEYLEKVEIKMKERLGERLSITRSLPFFLEFMPQNINKAYSLQKLLDHVGLDQSQLIACGDGYNDLSMIDFAGLGVAMGNAVSEVKKAANYITSTNDEDGIAHVIEKFIFTA; translated from the coding sequence ATGAGTAATTATAAAATGATTGTTTTAGACTTAGACGGGACGCTTATGTCTTCAAAAAACGAAATTTCGCCCAAAACAAAGGAAGCCTTATTAAAGGCACAAGAACAAGGTGTCATGATTGTACTTGCCTCAGGTCGTCCAACTTACGGAATGACAAAAGCCGCAAAAGAATTACGTCTTGATCAATACCCTGGTTACATTTTATCTTACAATGGTGGGCGTATTATCGAATCTCATAGTAATGAAATGATTTACGATAAGTCACTTACACCTGAAATTTGTCATGAATTATACGACTTAGCCCGCGAGATGAATGTCAATATTATGGCCTATGAAGATGCCGCTATTGTTACGGCTGATAATGATCAATATATTCAAAAGGAAGCCAATATCAACGGGATGCCTATTAATCGTGTAGAAAATTTCAAAGATTCTGTAACTTTTAATTCTGTAAAATGCTTATGTACAGCTGATCCTGAATATTTAGAAAAAGTTGAAATCAAAATGAAGGAACGTTTAGGAGAACGTCTAAGCATCACTCGCTCTTTACCATTTTTCTTAGAGTTTATGCCTCAAAATATTAATAAAGCCTACTCTTTACAAAAACTTTTAGATCACGTAGGACTCGATCAATCTCAACTCATCGCTTGCGGTGATGGATACAACGATTTATCAATGATAGACTTTGCGGGACTTGGTGTGGCAATGGGAAATGCCGTATCTGAAGTAAAGAAAGCCGCCAACTATATCACCTCAACTAATGATGAGGATGGAATTGCCCACGTCATTGAAAAATTTATTTTTACTGCTTAA
- the pflA gene encoding pyruvate formate-lyase-activating protein, whose product MNGYVHSVESFGTVDGPGLRFIVFVQGCGLRCAYCHNPDSWKMKDGKLTEISEIISELVKYKEFFDASGGGITVSGGEPLLQMEFVTELFKECKKHGIHTNIDTSGDLKFNTPERQQQLKELLAVTDMLMLDIKMFDAKKHKELTGKDNTHILEFGRLVSEAGVPMWIRRVLVPGLTDDEEDLENTAAYIKTLKTVEKIEVLPYHTMGEYKWKQLGYDYPLTGQLPPSDELVKHAEEILGKAI is encoded by the coding sequence ATGAATGGATATGTACACTCGGTAGAATCGTTCGGGACAGTTGATGGACCAGGACTAAGATTCATCGTCTTTGTTCAGGGGTGTGGACTGCGATGCGCATACTGCCATAATCCTGATTCATGGAAAATGAAAGACGGAAAATTAACGGAAATTTCTGAAATCATTTCTGAATTAGTGAAATATAAAGAGTTTTTTGACGCCTCAGGTGGAGGAATCACAGTGAGTGGCGGGGAACCTTTACTGCAGATGGAGTTTGTAACTGAACTATTTAAAGAGTGTAAAAAACATGGAATTCATACTAACATCGATACTTCTGGTGATCTAAAGTTTAATACACCAGAACGCCAGCAACAATTAAAAGAGTTATTAGCTGTTACTGATATGCTAATGCTTGATATTAAAATGTTCGACGCTAAGAAACACAAAGAGTTAACAGGAAAAGATAACACACACATACTTGAATTTGGTCGCTTAGTATCTGAAGCCGGGGTTCCTATGTGGATTCGCCGGGTACTAGTACCAGGATTGACCGATGATGAAGAAGACTTAGAAAACACTGCCGCATATATTAAAACTCTGAAAACCGTTGAAAAAATTGAAGTTTTACCTTATCACACAATGGGTGAATACAAGTGGAAACAATTGGGGTATGATTATCCCTTAACAGGACAACTTCCTCCAAGTGATGAACTTGTAAAACATGCCGAAGAGATTCTAGGTAAAGCAATTTAA